A window from Fusarium musae strain F31 chromosome 8, whole genome shotgun sequence encodes these proteins:
- a CDS encoding hypothetical protein (EggNog:ENOG41) — protein sequence MHAFTLATVLAGALTVEAGPLKLAKRVLMGRLDDGAHEIEHKFQPVTDFDTDGCYYTSAIDKDGNTNRGLSQKDVYFKGPAADCREPNRLENNNVYSRKRCNNGWCAIMYEYYFEKDQSSWGTINAAGGGNGHTHDWENIVVFVQGEDVKRVAPSCHGGYEHATNTPRLDGQRAKVVYHKDGGFTHCWRMANEADDDIENYTGQWFIGNLVGWDNWPVVNGRSLRDYLYDAWNGGVGPKFWDKDDSFTKKLGEAAGDQCPGFDPSKDE from the exons ATGCACGCTTTCACCCTTGCAACCGTCCTCGCCGGTGCTCTCACCGTTGAAGCCGGACCCCTCAAGCTTGCCAAGCGAGTTCTCATGGGCCGTCTCGACGACGGAGCTCACGAGATCGAGCACAAGTTCCAGCCCGTCACCGATTTTGACACAGACGGCTGCTACTATACTTCCGCCATCGACAAGGACGGCAACACCAACCGCGGTCTCAGCCAGAAGGACGTTTACTTCAAGGGTCCTGCTGCTGACTGCCGTGAGCCAAACCGTCTGGAGAACAACAACGTTTACAGCCGAAAGCGCTGCAACAATGGTTGGTGTGCTATTATGTATGAGTACTACTTTGAGAAGGACCAGTCTTC TTGGGGTACCATCAACGCTGCTGGCGGCGGTAACGGCCACACTCACGACTGGGAGAACATCGTCGTATTCGTCCAGGGCGAAGACGTCAAGCGTGTCGCCCCCTCATGCCACGGAGGCTACGAACACGCCACCAACACTCCCCGTCTAGACGGCCAGCGCGCCAAGGTCGTCTACCACAAGGACGGCGGCTTCACCCACTGCTGGCGCATGGCCAACGAGGCCGATGACGACATTGAGAACTACACCGGCCAGTGGTTCATCGGCAACCTTGTTGGCTGGGATAACTGGCCTGTTGTCAACGGCCGATCTCTTCGAGACTACCTCTATGATGCATGgaatggtggtgttggtccTAAGTTCTGGGACAAGGATGATAGCTTTACTAAGAAGCTCGGTGAGGCTGCTGGTGATCAGTGCCCTGGCTTTGATCCCTCCAAGGACGAGTAG
- a CDS encoding hypothetical protein (BUSCO:EOG09264YHS): MTEINLITGNANKIADIKAILASSGITVRNQSLDLPEIQGSIEEITIAKCRAAAEMVGGPVVVDDTALCFNAMNGMPGPYIKFFLEALGPEKLHLLLAGFSDKSAEAVATIGYCKGPGHEPVLFQGRIDGTIVPARGVMRYGWQTCFRPDGMGLTLAEMPDEEKHKISHLGIALQKFTTWLTENKFSVDASMNDRNPQ, encoded by the exons ATGACTGaaatcaacctcatcactgGCAATGCTAATAAGATAGCCGATATCAAGGCTATCCTCGCCTCCTCCGGAATTACCGTTCGCAATCAATCTCTTGATTTGCCTGAGATACAAGGATCGATCGAGGAAATCACAATCGCAAAATGTCGCGCAGCTGCAGAGATG GTCGGTGGTCCAGTCGTCGTAGATGATACAGCTCTTTGCTTCAATGCGATGAACGGCATGCCAGGCCCTTACATAAAATTCTTCCTCGAGGCCTTGGGACCGGAAAAGCTACATTTATTACTAGCTGGCTTCTCAGACAAAAGCGCTGAAGCAGTGGCGACGATAGGATACTGCAAAGGTCCTGGCCATGAGCCTGTGCTGTTTCAAGGACGAATTGATGGGACGATTGTACCAGCGAGAGGCGTGATGCGATATGGGTGGCAAACGTGCTTTCGACCTGACGGAATGGGTCTGACATTGGCGGAGATgccagatgaagagaagcatAAGATATCACATCTGGGGATAGCTTTGCAGAAGTTTACTACGTGGCTGACTGAGAACAAGTTTTCCGTAGATGCCTCGATGAATGACAGAAACCCACAATAA
- a CDS encoding hypothetical protein (EggNog:ENOG41), protein MALQESQHEGNSPLPDSEPVIQIQDAIAASDDDDADSSIGEEENERLDLQHELYVRTLDGELAVCPKAKGANRVLDMGTGTGSWAIDYADANPEAEVIGVDLSPIQPALVPPNVSFEIDDLEKEWTWTKKFDFIFARMMLGCFTDFPQIIKVAFDNLEPGGYLELQDMSLPARSDDGTLHPESYLSKWCRSCFEAGQNLGRPVFPTTEYKNYLAAAGFIDIVEVQQKWPTNPWPRDKKFKELGAWACANIAGGLDGLSLAYFTRGLGWSTEETRVFCAHVRKDLQNPRIHAYWPIYFVYGRKPLTPAGSP, encoded by the exons ATGGCACTTCAAGAGTCTCAGCACGAGGGTAACTCTCCGCTCCCAGACTCGGAGCCTGTTATCCAGATCCAAGATGCTATC GCTGCAagtgacgacgacgatgccgACTCCTCAATTGGCGAG gaagagaatgaaagACTGG ACTTGCAACACGAGCTTTACGTTCGAACGCTCGATGGTGAGCTCGCTGTATGTCCCAAAGCGAAAGGCGCGAATCGTGTCCTCGACATGGGAACAGGCACTGGCTCATGGGCAATTGACTACG CTGATGCAAATCCTGAAGCAGAG GTCATCGGCGTTGACCTAAGCCCAATCCAGCCAGCTCT CGTTCCACCAAACGTGAGCTTCGAAATAGACGACCTCGAGAAAGAATGGACCTGGACCAAGAAATTCGACTTCATCTTCGCCCGTATGATGCTCGGCTGCTTCACCGACTTTCCCCAAATCATCAAAGTCGCTTTCGACAACCTCGAGCCCGGCGGCTATCTCGAGCTCCAGGATATGTCACTCCCCGCGCGCTCCGACGACGGAACCCTCCACCCAGAAAGCTATCTCTCCAAGTGGTGCAGATCCTGCTTCGAAGCTGGTCAGAACCTTGGCCGTCCTGTATTTCCGACAACAGAGTATAAGAACTACCTCGCTGCTGCGGGGTTCATTGATATCGTCGAGGTTCAACAGAAGTGGCCGACGAATCCATGGCCgagagataagaagttcAAAGAGCTGGGGGCGTGGGCTTGCGCAAACATCGCCGGTGGCTTGGATGGCTTGTCGTTGGCGTATTTCACGAGGGGGCTTGGGTGGTCGACTGAGGAGACGAGGGTGTTTTGTGCGCATGTGAGAAAGGATTTGCAGAACCCCAGGATCCATGCTTATTGGCCAAT CTACTTTGTCTATGGTAGAAAGCCCCTTACGCCTGCAGGATCCCCATAA